The genomic window CAATCGAGTGAATCTTGTCGAGCGTCAGCGTATAGAGAATCAGGGCCATGATAATGGCGGCGATGATCGTCAGCAGAACTCGGAAGAGTCCAATCTGCGCCTTAATCTTCTCGACCGACCCCTTTAGCAACAACTCCCGTTGGCCGTCTCGTGTAAACACCGAGACATCGCTCCAGCCAGAGATAATGGCAGCCACATCATCGATATCCGTTCCGGGGTAAACCGTGACCATCACTGCGCTCAACTGTGGGCGGGCAATGGCCGGGAGTTCTCCTGTCGGCCTGACTGCGTTGTCGAGCAGTGCGGGCTGCTTAATCGCCGCCTCAAATGACTCGCCTCTGGCTTCCCGAGCCGCACGCTCCAGACGTATCCCTTCGCCGGGAGAGTCGAACTGAATGGACTGCGCATCCTGTACAGTAACAAAGGCGATCCCGTCGCCATTGGAACTGATGAAATTCTTAGTTGTGCCGACGACATGATAGGTCTCCTTGCCGAGTGTGATCTGACTTCCCACCGGAAGGCGTAACGTCTCGTCGGCGATCATTTTAAAATGATTCTGCCCGAGGTGACGCCCTGCTGTCAGCGGTAGCCAGTCTCCTTTGTCGGTCGGCCAACTCAGCCCCATCACGGCGATGCGCAGAGGCTTTCCCGCTCGTTCCCGCTGGACCGTGTGATAGACAAACTCACGAGCGGTATGCACGCCGGGAACTGCCTGAACCCGATGAACCAGACTTGGCGGCACACGAGAAATCTCGGCGAATGGTCCTCTGGTACTGCGCTGGACAATCCAGAGATCGGCCCCCACCCGGTCAATAAGCAACGTGGCATCTTCGATCACTCCTCGATAAATGCCGCCCATTCCCATCACAATCATCAGCAGCAAGCCGACACCCACAGTTGTCAGGGTGAAGCGTCCCAGATTGTGGCGAATATCTTTGAGGGCGAGATTCATGGGGTTTGTACCCTCCGTCCCTCAATGGGCGTAGCCGCCCCGGTTGCAGGCAAGACGATAATATCCTCGTCGGCCAGACCGTCCAGCACTTCCACGACTTCCTGTCCCCTCAGTCCAAGTGTGACCGGCTTCCAGCGAACAACTCCCTCTGCTGAGACATGTACCCCGTCCTGTGTGCCACGACGACACAACACGGTCAGAGGGATTGTTGGCACGTCGTCTTGACGGTGTGTCTCAATATAGACTTCGGCCCGTTGGCCAATTGCCCAATTCGCAGGAAGCTGGGAGACTTGGACATCCACAACGAACTCACGAGTTTCCCGGTCGGCCTGCTTTCCAAGCCGTACCACAGTCCCCGGATAACTCTGCTCTGATTGCGAGCGAAATACGATTCGAGCAGGCTGCTTGACTGCCAGCTTTGACATTTCCGTTTCATCGACCCAAGCGCTAATCCATAACACGTCGGTGGAGATCAGCGTCAGCACGGCACTGCCGGGAACAGCGATATCTCCTGCCTCTCGCTGGCGAGCCACAACGAGTCCGTCAAACGGTGCCTTGATGATCGTGTCCGCCAGTCGTGCCCTGTGATACTCCAGAGTCTTCTCTGCGGCGAGGAGTCCTTTCTGACCTTCACGGATAGCGGCCTCAGCCCGAGTCGTATCTGAAGTTGCAACAGCCAGAGACTCGACCGCTCGATCCAATTCTTCCCGTGTTGTGGCCCCTTTCTGATGCAGCGTTTGCACACGTCCATGATGTGTCTGCGCTTGGTCGAAGACGGCCACAGACCGGGCCTTGTCCGCTTTCAGTCGCTCCAATGCCGCCTCAGCCGCTTCCAAATTGGCTTTCGCAATCTCCACCTGCTGCTGGAGTTCCTCATCGTCGAGTTGGACCAACAACTGATGTTGCTTAACAACGTCCCCCTGATCGACCACGACCTGACCGATTCTCCCAGCGATTTTCGGGCTGATGGTGGTCTGAACACGGGCCTCCAGCGTCCCTGTGCCCATCACCTCGGAAACGATGGTCTGGCGGATGGGAGAGATGCTTACGACGGGAATTGGGGCGAAGCGAAGTTGATAGACAACGCCGCCTGCGATCACCAGAACGATCAACCATCGCCCCCACTTCCACAACCACCCCAACAGCATTCGTGGTCTGGTCTCGCTGTTCGTCATGGATTGTGGCCCCCCTCTCCGGTGTGATTCAGTGCGTTATCCCGTGGGACGCCAGAAGCCTCAATCTTCGAGAGAAGGGCAGCAAACAAGACTTCTTGATCTAAGCCGTGCTGATCGCAAAGGTATCCGAGCGACTTTCCGCCACACGAATAGTCAATGCCGAAGTCCAGAAACACCGTCAGGGTTTCAGGATGCTCGATGATCCAGTCAGGGACGGAGGTGTCGAGATCGCACGCACTCATGATTCATTTGCCTTCTTAAACGAGTGCCCGGTCTTCAGACCTGCGACGAATAGGACCAGAGCAACGGCACCTAAGAAAAACACAGTGTCGCCCGGAACTCGCATCCAACGCAATGTCTGCATCAGATCGGTCTGCATGAATTCTGGACTGCGTGCATACCAATAGCTGTGCTGTACGGAAGCATTCGTTTGCAACAGACCAACTGGCAGCAAACTGAGCAGGCACATCGCCATCAAGCCGCCGTTCAATGACCAGAATGAGAACCGCAGCAGGCCGTCCTTCCACTCCTTGCCGGGAATCAATACACGCAGGCAAATGAGCATCAGTCCGATGCCCAGCATTCCGTACACTCCGAACAAGGCGGAATGGCCGTGGAGCGGCGTCGTGTTGAGACCTTGCATGTAGTACAAGGCGATGGGCGGGTTAATCATGAACCCGAACAGCCCTGCTCCCACCATGTTCCAGAAGGCGACGGACACAAAGAAATAAATTGGCCACTTGTACCGTTGAACCCACGGCGACTTCCGGGACCGTCGCAAATCTTCAGTGGCGTCGAAACCAACCAGTACGAGTGGGACCACTTCCAACGCACTGAACACTGACCCCCAGACCAATGCCACTGTCGGAGTCCCCGAGAAGTAGAGATGGTGGCAAGTCCCAATAATTCCGCCCGAGAGAAAAATCGTGGCCGACAACAAGGCCGCCGCCGCTGCGACTCCGGGGCGGATCAGATTCAAACGCATGAAGATAAAAGCGATAACCGTTGTGGCAAAGACTTCAAAGAACCCTTCTACCCACAAGTGAACCACCCACCACCGCCAGTATTCGACCATCGACAAGTGCGTGTGCTGTCCCCATGTCAACCCCGCCCCATAAAACAGGGCGATGGCACCCGTGGCCACCGCCAGCAGAGCGACCAGTTGCTTCGCCTCGCCCGTCTTTCGCAGAGCCGGGAGCAACACTCGAATCATCAGGACGAGCCAGAGCAAAAGTCCGACCATCAGGGCGATCTGCCAGACTCTGCCAAGATCAACATATTCGTAACCTTGATGCCCCAGATAGAACGAAACCGTGTCGGACAGCTTGTTGTGGATGCTGAGCCATTCGCCCGTCAGTGAGCCAACGACGACCAGCAGCAACGCTCCAAACAACACGTTGACACCGAGTCGTTGTCCCTTGGGTTCCTCGCCACTAACGAGCGGCCCGATGAATAATCCGGCTGCCAGCCACGCTGTGGCGATCCAGAACAGTCCCATCTGAATGTGCCATGTTCGAGACACGCTATAAGGCAGCCAGTCGGAGAGCGGAAATCCATAGAAGCCGTCGCCTTCGACGCCGTAGTGGGCCGTCACGACGCCAAGGAGCATCTGCACGAGGATCAATGCGGAGACGACCCAGAAGTATTTGATGG from Zavarzinella sp. includes these protein-coding regions:
- a CDS encoding DUF542 domain-containing protein; translated protein: MSACDLDTSVPDWIIEHPETLTVFLDFGIDYSCGGKSLGYLCDQHGLDQEVLFAALLSKIEASGVPRDNALNHTGEGGHNP
- a CDS encoding efflux RND transporter periplasmic adaptor subunit, which translates into the protein MIVLVIAGGVVYQLRFAPIPVVSISPIRQTIVSEVMGTGTLEARVQTTISPKIAGRIGQVVVDQGDVVKQHQLLVQLDDEELQQQVEIAKANLEAAEAALERLKADKARSVAVFDQAQTHHGRVQTLHQKGATTREELDRAVESLAVATSDTTRAEAAIREGQKGLLAAEKTLEYHRARLADTIIKAPFDGLVVARQREAGDIAVPGSAVLTLISTDVLWISAWVDETEMSKLAVKQPARIVFRSQSEQSYPGTVVRLGKQADRETREFVVDVQVSQLPANWAIGQRAEVYIETHRQDDVPTIPLTVLCRRGTQDGVHVSAEGVVRWKPVTLGLRGQEVVEVLDGLADEDIIVLPATGAATPIEGRRVQTP
- a CDS encoding nitric-oxide reductase large subunit, which codes for MRRLWITFTLIMVASFLVLGWIGTRIYQEMPPIPEQFVTTDGQTLIGSGDITAGQNVWQSMGGMEVGSIWGHGSYVAPDWTADWLHREAVYILDQWATSDHDSEFEKLDNEQQAQLVARLTKLFHTNTYDSSTGTVTIDPIRVEAFNSNLAHYTEVFSAGNSDYAIPAGAVSDPDRLRKLSAFFFWSAWAAGTDRPNDISTYTNNWPHEPLIGNRPTGDTIVWTGVSIIMLLAGISAMAWWYASKRSEEEEPIPPESDPLALWEATPSQRATIKYFWVVSALILVQMLLGVVTAHYGVEGDGFYGFPLSDWLPYSVSRTWHIQMGLFWIATAWLAAGLFIGPLVSGEEPKGQRLGVNVLFGALLLVVVGSLTGEWLSIHNKLSDTVSFYLGHQGYEYVDLGRVWQIALMVGLLLWLVLMIRVLLPALRKTGEAKQLVALLAVATGAIALFYGAGLTWGQHTHLSMVEYWRWWVVHLWVEGFFEVFATTVIAFIFMRLNLIRPGVAAAAALLSATIFLSGGIIGTCHHLYFSGTPTVALVWGSVFSALEVVPLVLVGFDATEDLRRSRKSPWVQRYKWPIYFFVSVAFWNMVGAGLFGFMINPPIALYYMQGLNTTPLHGHSALFGVYGMLGIGLMLICLRVLIPGKEWKDGLLRFSFWSLNGGLMAMCLLSLLPVGLLQTNASVQHSYWYARSPEFMQTDLMQTLRWMRVPGDTVFFLGAVALVLFVAGLKTGHSFKKANES
- a CDS encoding ABC transporter permease; this translates as MNLALKDIRHNLGRFTLTTVGVGLLLMIVMGMGGIYRGVIEDATLLIDRVGADLWIVQRSTRGPFAEISRVPPSLVHRVQAVPGVHTAREFVYHTVQRERAGKPLRIAVMGLSWPTDKGDWLPLTAGRHLGQNHFKMIADETLRLPVGSQITLGKETYHVVGTTKNFISSNGDGIAFVTVQDAQSIQFDSPGEGIRLERAAREARGESFEAAIKQPALLDNAVRPTGELPAIARPQLSAVMVTVYPGTDIDDVAAIISGWSDVSVFTRDGQRELLLKGSVEKIKAQIGLFRVLLTIIAAIIMALILYTLTLDKIHSIALLKLIGAPNSVILGLIMQQALLLGGMGFGIAYLLGQRVFPLFPRRVIITEGDVSQLGLIVLLISVASSVLGIWKAMKVSPNEALS